CACCAAGTCTTCTGTTTATAATATGCTTTATCTTGAATCAAGCTTCACAAATACCAaattatgagaaagaaaaaaagtagaggTTAAAAATCTCCCATTAAATTAGCCAACCCAGAGAATGGTTTTACCCTCATATTTCTTTTAATGCTGCTGGAACTGACTTTATttctatttagaatttttttttaatgtgcctaCAACTAACCAGAGACTTCCTTCTTTGTCCTTGATGCTGACAGCATTCCCTATGTCAATAAAGACATTGGAGCCCTCAATAGCAATGGTAGCATCTTGAAGCAAAAACATTTCTGGAAAGCTGTCCATATATTTGAAGTGAAAATTGTCCATCTTAAAACCTATCTGATATTTCCACAGAAAGTAGCGATATATTTGTCCCAGACCAATCAACTAAGAGAAAACACTGTAAACTTTGAGGTTGAGttcatgcatgcttagtcatttagtcatgcccaactctgtgaccccatggactatagcctgctaggcatctctttccatgggattaccgaggcaagaatactggagtggatagccattcccttctctgggggatcttcctgattcaaggatcaaacttgcatctcctgcaatacaggtagattctttaccatttagccaccagggaagcccaaactttgAGGCTGAGTCCATATTTCATGAAGAATAAGCGTTTGTCTTTGAGATGGAAACTACTGGTCGGGATGATGCCACTACCTTTTTTCAGATTTAGTTCTGCCTGAGTCTGAAAGTTCTCTTTCTTTTAAGAGCATTAAGAAAAACTTAACACCAGAGTACAATCCCTTTTCACCTAATTAGCTAAAGCTTAAGGATGATAACAAAGTAATGATGactaacatatttttttttttaaagatactccTTCTGAAATTGAGGATATAATTATTAAGGCTGAAGAGTTATTCACACCCTGATCTTGTTTCTGGGTGAATTTTGATATATAACATCAACTCTCTGCCAGAAAAGTCTTTGTGTGTTTGGGGTTGAAATAACACTGTCTATAAAAAACCATTCCTAAATAATTTGACCTACAAGATCTGACAATCTCACTATTACTCAAGTTAATTCAATAAAATCAACTACAATGAATAAGAAAACTAGCAAGACCCTAACAGACcaataacttatttttattatccCTACTGAAAAAGTGAGACTTCCTGCTCTAAAGAAAAGAATTAACTGAAATCTCTACTTCCTAATTAGCTTCTGCAGCTACATTCACTGCCAAAAATGTCATTAATTTGTTTTAGACATTTAAATACTATGAATCTGAAGAGAAGATGCTTTATTTCCAAAAGACACTGTTACTTACTTGAGAAACAGGTAACCTGAAGCTGATGCTGGTAATCCATGGCCCCTGGAATTTCCCTCATTGACACTAAACCCATTAAGTACATGGCAGACTCTGCTATATCTGCTTCAAGTGACATGAGACACATACTGGAAGGTATAGCACTTATAAAGAGACATGGTAAATCTCAAGTTCCCCACCATTATATTATTTGGCTTTTAATGTTGATTTCATAAACAGAGAGGGCTctattatcttttcatttaagTCTACTGACAAgtgtccagtcatgtccaactctgtaaccccatggactgtggcctaccaggctcctctgtccatgggatttttccaaactagaatactggagtgcgttgccatttccttctccaggagagcttcccaagCCAAGtatcgagcccaggtctcttttgtctgctgcactgggaggcagattctttaccactagttccaccAGGAAGCTCTTTCATTTAATGTCAGTACTCATGACTCAGTGCCCAATCAGAGCACAGAAACAACCTCCAAGGAGAGCCGGGGCCACTGGCCCTGTGGTTGATGCAACAATCACCATGATGACAAATGCTTCAATCACTATAATGAACACCACTCTCCTGCCTAAGGACACCACTGCACCCAGGGAAAGACCTTTGAGTGGGCACGGTGCCACTTTGTCCCATGGCTGAAGATGGTTTGCCAAAAATTTATTCTCATCCTCCAGCAGAAAGCACTAAGACAACTGAGGCAACCATCTTCTTTGGGGCTGACAACACTATTCCTAAATCAGAAACAACTATTACATCAGAAGGAGACCATGTTACTTCAGTAAATGACTATATGCTAGAAAATGATTTTGCAACAACTACAGGCAACAGGCTTATACCACCAAAGGAAAGACTAAAATCAGAAGATGATGTTGAATCCCACCTGGAGAAAGAATTTGCCACTCTGATGGACATTAAAAACCCAGTGGCTAATGAGTCTATCACTGAAAACTTCTTGCCAGTGAAAACTGGTAATATCTCATCAACAGATGTCATTTCCTTAATCGATTTTTCCACTGACATAGCAAAAGAAGATATTCTCTTGGATACCATTGACCCGGGGGATAAAGACGTGTCACTAACATCTGAAGTCTCTGGCACACCAAAGGAAAGCACAGCTGGCATTGCTGACACCCCGATCCTTCCAACTACAATGGGTAAATCTGATGTAAGCAATTATAGTTCCTCAGTTAAGTTCAAAGTTGCTGCTGATGGGAATGCCCATATTACTgattcctctgtccctgaggCTGAAATCACTCCAGCTACTGAAAGAAACCTCACCACTATTCCAGACATAGTtgcccttggagaagagaaaataacagaaattgacttaattcttccagaaaatgacCCCAATGTTGTGCCTAAACTAACTGATTCTGATGAGGAAAAGTTCATCACTGTGTTTGAACTCACTACCACTGCTGAAAGAGACAAAGATAACCCAGAAGATATTCTGCTAACTGATGAAGAGTCTACAGATGGAGTCGGTGTTTGGATGGAGAGGGATATGGCAAATGAAGAAGAGAATCATTCTGTTTTGCTTACAGCTGTAGAATCCAGATACGACTTCGTCATCCCTGTATCAGTTGCGATGAACCTCACGGAAGATTCGCTTACAGAAGAAGATCTGcctgaaaataacagaatggaatCTGTAACTAAGAATACTGACGAATTGTCAGGAACTGCTCCTGATCTAGATGCAttcaaccataaagaagacaATTTCACAACTGAAACAGGTGTCTTTAAACTACTGAAAGAAGAACCAGATGAGTTCCTGATTtgaaagcaacaacaacagaaatgccACAGAGCATTGTGCAGTAGCCTAGGCAGCTAGTTTTAACATCTAAGAAGTTTGTCCAGCAAGCAATAAAtcttaataaatgaaagaatgtgaGCATTTAAGGCAAGTACAAAACTTAGAAAATGCATGGGTTTAAGAATAGTGGTCATGCAGCAGAATATATTTTGGGAAACTTTAAAAAGTCAGCAATGCAAGAGTTCCCCTACTATCACAAAGTTTACTTGAGTTATCCAATAATTACTCATTTTAATATAGCTTCTTTAATCCCAGCCTTCAGGGATATTAAGAGAGAGCAATAAAGCAAGCTCACTCCCCACTGTGTCTAATCATATACATCATTTTAGTTAATCTTCAATAGCATATTTTAATGTGAGTTAGagacaaagagaataaaattaatAGTATATCTCAAAAACAATTGTAGTATTAAAAGACCTTAAATGCTTATTCTAAACAGATATCTTTTTAGTATGCAACCAATGATTCTctactgaaaaatatatttgaaacccACACTCATAGAAAAAATAAGGCTATTTAGTAATTGGTTAGCACCCGCAtgtaaaaaatataagaaatagtaCAGGGTTCCTGGCGCATGCTGGATGCAAACTAAGGCAAAATGATATTTTACAAATGCGTGTATTTCTCAAAAACAATATTGTATGTAAACAtatgaattaatttaatttttttctttaaaatctctttcctgaatttttgctaatttttttcaGGTCTTAAGCATTGATACTGCACTCTTCTTATGTTTTGGGTTAGCAATTCAAGGACATacatcttcattcttttttgacaCCAACTGTTAAAATGGGcctgttttcactttgctgaaTTCTCTTCAATAAATCTTTTTGACAGCAACTGATTTACTGTGTGTAAGTGTGATTGATATTCTGGACCAGAATTCTAAAATTAGAGATGTgagtgaaaaatatgaaaattcattGTTTAAAGAATTACTTAGCTCTGGGTATCAAGTAGAATTATCCTATAAGGActcataattttattatattttataaagaaaaacaaaaccaaagcactAGTTGAAAGTTAAAAGGTCCCTATATGGGAGGTGGGTGAAGAGGGATAGGAATTTACACCACTAGATAGACTAGAGactttgttatttagttgctaagtcagatctcctttgtgaccccatggactctagcctatcaggctcctttgtctatggggctttccaggcaagaatactagagtgggttgccagttccttctccagggaatcttccagacctagggattaaacccatgtctcctgcattgacaggaggattctttactgctgagtcaccaaggaagcccagactaGAATAATGTTAAGTTACTGCCTAACTACAGATTGTGGTGGATATATAAGCAAATATAATAAGAGACTACAGCTTTGACTTCACACAAATTCAGGTCCAGGGAAGTTGTGTCTGAAAAAGTGAGATTTAAACTAAAGAttgaaaaatgtagaaaatggGGATATAACCTGTCCAAAGCCCTGAGACAAGAAATGCCTCAAATTATTCAAGAAAATGAACTGAGCATGTGGTTGGAAAAATGACACAAGTTGCAATGGAAAAGTAGGCAGGAGAAAAATTATGTGGTGTTTGTTGAACATTCTGATTTTTATCCAGAATGTATTTGAGAGCCATTAAAGGTTTTAATCACTTTATTCTCATATCAACCTTATTTTAAAACTCCAACTACAATTTCTTCCAGGAACTTTGCTTAGGAAGGAGGGTCTTTCCTTGCTTCTTCCTAGTTGGTTGCTAGCAATCATTTACATTCTTTGGCTTGTAGACAGTCACTATAATCTCTGCCTCCTTCATCACACAATACTctctttgtgtgtctctgtgtctggaTTACCCCTTCTTATATGGACACAGGTTATTGTATTAGGCCCCTCAATGCTGCATGACCTCATCGTGGTTACATCTGGAAAGATCTCAAGTTTGAATAAGGTCACCTTCACAGGTTGTGGGAGTTAGAACTCCATCATACTTGGGAGTGGGAGGAAAGACACAATTCAATACATAACACCTGTTGATATAATGTTTATCTTCCCTGCCAGTTTATATGTTGGATAATTAAGATGATTACATAATACATCATCAATACCAGAACACTTTTGAGACTGAAAGAAAGCATTATTAATAATGACTCCAAAATGAGGGGCATAAACTAGAGTTTCCTAAGAAAACAGAGCTAGTCACCCCACCCTAAGGGTAGAGATCATATCCCCCTTGTCTATTGCTTGATTCTGAGAGTTTTGAATGCAATAGAacctcaataaatatctgttaaatgaatgaattaaattaaATAGTGAATGATGATGTATTAGGCGATGAATGCTCTCAGAGGACGAATGGTATAAACTGGATATTTATGGATGAATATGAGTTTACTGGTACTGAAAGGGTATCCCTGAGGGAAAGGCAAGAACAAAGATCCAGAAGCATAAAAATACTTAgtgtgctcaacatcactgaagAAAAGTTAAAGCACAGTGGATCTGAGAGAGAATGGAACAGATGTATCAAATGACTGATATAGCCTTTTGAAGGGAAAAATAATCGAACTGTCAGATCATTAATATGTCAGAGTTCCCCAAAGAAACAGAACCGATGATGATAGATgatagaaagagagagattttaaGAAACTGGATGATTATAGTTGTAGAGATTGACAAGTTTGAAATCTACGGCATAGATTGATAGCCTGAAAATTAAGAGTTGCTATTGCAATTTTGAATCCAAAACCCACAGGGCAAGTCCCCAGGCTAGAAATTCAGACAGTTTCTATGTTTCAGTTTTAAGGCAAAATTTcgtattttttaagaaatttcagtCTTTGCTTTCAATTGATTAGATGAGGCTAATTCACAttatgaaaatatgttttatCTAAAGTTAACTTATtgttaatcacatctacaaaatacCGTCACAGTAACATCTAGACTAGTgtttgactaaacaacaaggtgcCACAATCTAACCAAATTCCCTCTAACACATAGCATTAAGCATCACATCGTGTGTATAGCTATTTAGGGTTAAAATTTCATATACCTAACAACTTATATTTCC
This window of the Capra hircus breed San Clemente chromosome 6, ASM170441v1, whole genome shotgun sequence genome carries:
- the CABS1 gene encoding calcium-binding and spermatid-specific protein 1, giving the protein MAEDGLPKIYSHPPAESTKTTEATIFFGADNTIPKSETTITSEGDHVTSVNDYMLENDFATTTGNRLIPPKERLKSEDDVESHLEKEFATLMDIKNPVANESITENFLPVKTGNISSTDVISLIDFSTDIAKEDILLDTIDPGDKDVSLTSEVSGTPKESTAGIADTPILPTTMGKSDVSNYSSSVKFKVAADGNAHITDSSVPEAEITPATERNLTTIPDIVALGEEKITEIDLILPENDPNVVPKLTDSDEEKFITVFELTTTAERDKDNPEDILLTDEESTDGVGVWMERDMANEEENHSVLLTAVESRYDFVIPVSVAMNLTEDSLTEEDLPENNRMESVTKNTDELSGTAPDLDAFNHKEDNFTTETGVFKLLKEEPDEFLI